The DNA sequence ATGACAAGCCAAAAGTCTTGCTCCTTGCTGCGTTCCCCATAGTAGCGAAGCCTCTCAAACATCAGCTCCTTGAAATGCTCTTCTTCATCAAGCATGAACTTTGCATttgcaacaacaaaaaaatatttctttgtTTGTTCCTGGGCAAAAGGAAAAAGGTAAATGATAGGCACAACTGAATGCAACTTAACTCTTTAAATACAGCTATCCATCTATGTTATATTTTTGTAGTTTAAATAGTTAAACCAAGGTACTTGCAAACTCCTGCATGAATTCTTATACACTTCACTTCTAGATTCAAAAAACAGGTAAGAAATGTAAGCAATTCAATAAAACAGAGCCTAATTCTCGTACTATTTTTCCCCCTGATTACAAACAGCCTGTTACTTCCATCACCCCTCACCTATTCAATAAAACTGGGCCTAATTCTCATAGCCGCCTGATACCTCCATCACCCCTCACCTATCATTCCAGTTGGTTCAAGTGGCTGCTTATGTGATTGGTCAGTTAGCACATATCTAACAGTCTTTCCATTCTAGATCCGAAATTTCAATTTAAGTTAGTGGTGAGAACACCAATACATTTCAATTTAAGTCAGTGGCGAGAACACCAATACTTTTCcagagaaaatcaaaatttcaagttGATAAATGTGCCTTCTAGTAGGCAACTTGACAATAACACATAGAGGGAACTGCCAGAGAGCATGGGAAAGGAGCTACCCATCAAAGCAAAGATCACCATGATCTATAAACAATCTTAACTTCAAAGGATTGAAACTTCTCCAACcttgaaagggaaagaaaagcaCAAAAAGCTTGACCTTGTTCCAATAATCAGATTATGCAATGTCAAAAACGTCAAAGGATTGAAACTTCTCCAACcttgaaagggaaagaaaagcaCAAAAAGCTTGACCTTGTTCCAATAATCAGATTATGCAATGTTAAAAACTTCAAAGGATTGAAACTTCTCCAACcttgaaagggaaagaaaagcaCAAAAAGCTTGACCTTGTTCCAATAATCAGATTATGCAATGTTAACGACGCTAAAATCCATGGTATGAAAAGCATAAGAGTGGGGTTATGGAGGTAACAGATCTTTCCTTAAAAGTCACCAAGCATAAACTTCACCCCTTATACATTCACTACTTTGGAGACTCCAAGCTATTAATCTAGGTTCCAGATTGACAAATAAAATAGCCAGTACCCTGACAAAGAGTTCAGcagtggaaaaaaaaacatctttAGTATGAATATAGTATTCAAGATATTGAAAATCTAGAGGATGAGCCAGAGTTGAAGCAAAGAACGGAGGAGTTCCATTGGGAAGACACTCGAGTCTCTGCTATGCGTAGGGAGGGGAGTCACCGTATTAGGTTTGCCCCTTATTTTCTTCACTCAACcaattggaaaatttgatgcctACATTGTGAACTCGTTATTGCTCTTTTTGGAGAgatttagatttgattattcAGGTCCTTGGGttgatgtttttgttctttttctctttgttagCTTGGGGCCTAGTTCCTCTTGGTAGCAACTTTGCCTTgtaatattctttttctttacttatAGTATTCAAGAACTAATTGATGGACAAGAAATTTGATCCAGTGACTCTTTCTGCGTATAATATCAATTTTACCAACTTAAACCAGATGAACTCAGTAATCAAGACAGAGATATCCAAaccgcttttttttttttcttgaaaaatcgCTAAGACCCAGAAGTACAAATAATTTGACAAGGAATTCCACTGAGCCAATTCCATTTGGAAATTGAAACCCCCAGCAGTCCAAGTGAATGGCAAAGCTACAATCGACCAGAGTCCATGTCATGAAGATGCAAATTGGTTTAGGCTTAGAAGATATAAAGAGTAAAAGAAGTAAAGCAAATCAATATCAATAATAGGAATTTTAATTGAATAAATTCAACACATTGTGATAACCAGATAGTAAAAACCATATTTGGATAAATTCAAAACACGCAAGGGCACTAGGAAGAAATCCAACAGAAAACATGAAAGAACAATTATCAGACTAAAAAGAGGGTGGAAGTGTTTGAATACATACCTCAGTTTGGTCTGCCTCTTGTTCAGTCAAGCCAGAGGTGGTCTGGGCCACAAGAGGTACTAGAGTCGACGGAGAGAGCTTGTTTGTTAGAGGCAACCACGAGGGATGTGAAGAAGGCGAAGAGGAAAGGTGGAGTTTTGTGGGTtttgaaggaagagaaagaaatggGTATGACGTTTTACGGGTGAATAGGGTAGGGGAAGAAGTA is a window from the Macadamia integrifolia cultivar HAES 741 chromosome 5, SCU_Mint_v3, whole genome shotgun sequence genome containing:
- the LOC122078698 gene encoding uncharacterized protein LOC122078698, with the protein product MQSATMPLFKPLSMAEGCLTSSPTLFTRKTSYPFLSLPSKPTKLHLSSSPSSHPSWLPLTNKLSPSTLVPLVAQTTSGLTEQEADQTEEQTKKYFFVVANAKFMLDEEEHFKELMFERLRYYGERSKEQDFWLVIEPKFLDNFPNITKRLKRPAVALVSTNGPWITFMKLRLDRVLTESYEADSLEEALASTPANLEFEKPENWVAPYPKYEFGWWEPFLPPVSKEAKV